The Lasioglossum baleicum unplaced genomic scaffold, iyLasBale1 scaffold0021, whole genome shotgun sequence genome contains a region encoding:
- the LOC143219149 gene encoding uncharacterized protein LOC143219149 isoform X1 yields the protein MVNCFAKGLKMDPRLLSVIVILVGFAEFVNFVLTNPIADSLESSSELEKIFSDCKHSDYRTYIQCLKREKRHPYGYRNMDHVCLEACLPGCIKESHACEETCKHCVQTRKTRNRTVTITEIETGSECTAGNCTKVDEHKPVVVNVTNHIHIHNYYNKTTEVIPPGKSPTHCPCYHITWQPCYCRPQYPICQYQQQWPCIPYGGGYGGGFGGGFGGGFGQIEVVQANNCVCPNDASQCDACNPPVG from the exons ATGGTCAACTGTTTCGCTAAAGGTTTGAAGATGGATCCTCGATTACTAAGTGTAATTGTGATTTTAGTCGGTTTCGCCGAATTCGTGAATTTTGTTCTCACTAATCCAATCGCAGACTCTTTAGAATCTTCGTCTGAACTCGAGAAAATCTTTTCAGATTGTAAACACTCGGATTACAGGACTTACATACAGTGCctgaaaagagaaaagagacATCCATATGGATATCGCAATATGG ATCATGTTTGCTTGGAGGCATGCCTACCGGGCTGTATAAAGGAGAGCCACGCCTGCGAGGAGACTTGTAAACATTGTGTACAGACGAGGAAAACTAGAAATCGTACAGTTACTATCACTGAAATCGAAACGGGATCAGAGTGCACTGCCGGAAATTGCACTAAAGTCGATGAACACAAACCAGTTGTCGTTAATGTCACTAATCATATTCACATTCATAACTATTACAATAAAACCACGGAAGTGATTCCACCCGGAA AGTCGCCTACACATTGTCCGTGTTATCACATTACTTGGCAACCATGCTACTGTCGTCCTCAGTATCCAATATGCCAATATCAACAACAATGGCCTTGCATTCCG tatGGCGGCGGATATGGTGGCGGATTTGGCGGCGGATTTGGCGGCGGATTTGGCCAGATCGAGGTTGTCCAAGCTAATAACTGCGTTTGTCCTAATGATGCTTCACAGTGCGATGCATGTAATCCTCCTGTCGGATGA
- the LOC143219149 gene encoding uncharacterized protein LOC143219149 isoform X2, with protein MSYHVCLEACLPGCIKESHACEETCKHCVQTRKTRNRTVTITEIETGSECTAGNCTKVDEHKPVVVNVTNHIHIHNYYNKTTEVIPPGKSPTHCPCYHITWQPCYCRPQYPICQYQQQWPCIPYGGGYGGGFGGGFGGGFGQIEVVQANNCVCPNDASQCDACNPPVG; from the exons ATGTCTT ATCATGTTTGCTTGGAGGCATGCCTACCGGGCTGTATAAAGGAGAGCCACGCCTGCGAGGAGACTTGTAAACATTGTGTACAGACGAGGAAAACTAGAAATCGTACAGTTACTATCACTGAAATCGAAACGGGATCAGAGTGCACTGCCGGAAATTGCACTAAAGTCGATGAACACAAACCAGTTGTCGTTAATGTCACTAATCATATTCACATTCATAACTATTACAATAAAACCACGGAAGTGATTCCACCCGGAA AGTCGCCTACACATTGTCCGTGTTATCACATTACTTGGCAACCATGCTACTGTCGTCCTCAGTATCCAATATGCCAATATCAACAACAATGGCCTTGCATTCCG tatGGCGGCGGATATGGTGGCGGATTTGGCGGCGGATTTGGCGGCGGATTTGGCCAGATCGAGGTTGTCCAAGCTAATAACTGCGTTTGTCCTAATGATGCTTCACAGTGCGATGCATGTAATCCTCCTGTCGGATGA